In Cicer arietinum cultivar CDC Frontier isolate Library 1 chromosome 7, Cicar.CDCFrontier_v2.0, whole genome shotgun sequence, a single window of DNA contains:
- the LOC101511501 gene encoding uncharacterized protein: MDRKWISANRLSKEYEIGVKEFVEFAVKNAKDPNRVVCPCLKCCFGKRVREDELEGHLVCNGIDQSYTCWIRHGEKKKGNINFENSSTYASTDFDTDTYEPDRVDEIAKAVEEDLRDCPKMFESLLSDAEKELYNGCTKFTRLSAILKLYNLKASNGWSDKSFTELLTLIKDMLPDDNELPSRTYEAKRILCSIGMSYERIHACPNDCILFRNEYELLKACPKCNVSRYKKKESTPAKVVWYFPIIPRFRRMYRSEEDSKHLTWHADERIRDGMFRHPADSPQWAKIDHEYPEFGIESRNLRLALSTDGMNPHGLQSISHSTWPVILVIYNLPPWLCMKRKFMMLSLLISGPKQPGNDIDVYLTPLIEDLKILWETGVEVYDGYRKKCFNLRAMLFGTINDFPAYGNLSGYSIKGQCACPICEESTNWMRLKHCKKNVFLGHRRFLPYSHQYRGWRNAFNGKSEEGKAPLAPTGYQILEKVQGLTNKFGKPFAGELVKTGWKKKSIFFELPYWKSLYVRHFLDVMHIEKNVFESVIGTLLNVPGKSKDGVNARLDLVDMGIRNELAPVKKGNRTYLPPAAHTLSRKEKIVLCKFLHEVKVPEGYSSNIKNLVCMKDLKLKGLKTHDCHIIMEHLLPIGIRSILPEKVRLALTRLCFFFREICSKVIDPQKLPTLQREIVVTLCELEMYFPPSFFDIMVHLTVHLVKETQLCGPAYMRWMYPIERYMKILKGYVKSRSRPEGCIAERYIVEEAAEFCTEYLSNVESIGLPMSRHSGRLSGEGITGRRLLTISRTEWEQAQLYVLHNDDEVQPYVTIHIDQLSRLNMNRNQNWITREHNRSFVTWLKNHIMSKFDIDPGSISNRLRWLANGPSLHVFSYTGYVINGYTFYTKEQDDQTTMQNSGVTLVAEAMHVSSAKDKNPIYANLSYFGVIERIWELDYTMFRVPIFGCKWVDNNNGVRIDESGFLLVDFNRVGYKDEPFILASQAQQVFYVTDPSNDKWSVVLSTNKISDDNNNDEDVGNDLLFATSQQPHEIDSTDDGLYLRDDHDEGIWINPSFRIVNGQTNVNVTRKRRRAS; the protein is encoded by the coding sequence atggataggaaatggatttcagccaatcgattgtcaaaagagtatgaaattggagtgaaggagtttgttgagtttgcagtgaagaatgcaaaagatccaaatagagtagtttgtccttgtttaaaatgttgttttggaaaacgtgttagagaagatgaattagaaggacatctagtatgtaatggaattgatcaaagctacacatgttggataagacatggtgagaaaaaaaaaggaaacattaattttgagaatagttctacatatgcttcaactgatttcgatacagatacatatgagccggaccgagttgatgagattgcaaaagcagttgaagaagatcttcgagattgtcctaaaatgtttgaaagtttgttgagtgatgcagagaaagaattatataatggttgtactaaattcacaagactgtcagcgatattaaagttgtacaacttaaaagcgagtaatggatggtctgataaaagctttacggaattattaacactcataaaagatatgttgccagatgataatgaacttcccagtcgaacctacgaggctaaacggattttgtgttctattggaatgagttacgaaaggattcatgcgtgtcctaacgattgcattttatttcgaaacgaatatgaactacttaaggcgtgtccgaaatgcaatgtctctcgatataagaagaaagaatctactccagcaaaagtcgtgtggtattttcctataataccaagatttaggcgcatgtatcgcagtgaagaagattcaaaacacttgacatggcatgcagatgaaagaattagagatggaatgtttcgacaccctgcagattccccacaatgggcaaaaattgatcacgagtatcctgaattcgggatagagtcaagaaatctaagacttgcactttctactgatggaatgaatccacatggtcttcaaagcatctcacatagcacgtggcctgtgattttggtaatatataacctacctccatggttatgtatgaagcgtaagtttatgatgttgtctctgttaatttctggacccaaacaaccggggaatgatatcgacgtatacttgactcctttaattgaagatttaaaaattctgtgggagacaggtgtggaagtttatgatgggtataggaaaaagtgtttcaatttgagggctatgttgttcggcacaattaatgattttccagcatatggtaatttatcaggatatagcattaaaggtcagtgtgcatgtcctatatgtgaagagagtacaaattggatgcggttgaaacattgtaagaagaatgtgtttcttggacatcgtagatttttaccttatagtcatcagtatcgtgggtggagaaatgcattcaatggaaaatcagaggaaggtaaagctcctttagcaccgactggatatcaaatacttgaaaaagtacaaggtttgaccaataaatttggcaaaccttttgcgggagagctggtgaaaactgggtggaagaaaaagtcaattttctttgaattgccatattggaagtcattgtatgtaagacatttcctcgatgtgatgcatattgaaaaaaatgtatttgaaagtgttattggtacgttactcaatgttccaggaaagtctaaagatggcgtcaatgcaagattggacttggtcgatatgggaataagaaatgaactggctccagtaaagaaaggaaatcgcacatatctacctccagccgctcatactctatctagaaaggaaaaaattgttttatgtaaatttctacacgaagttaaagttccagaaggatactcttcgaacattaaaaatttggtttgtatgaaagacctcaagttaaaaggtttgaagacccatgattgtcatattataatggagcatttgctaccaataggtatacgttccattttacctgaaaaagttcgactagccttaactagattatgtttcttcttcagggaaatttgtagtaaagtgatcgaccctcagaaattaccgacattgcagagggaaattgttgttactttgtgtgagcttgaaatgtatttcccaccatcgttttttgatataatggttcaccttactgttcatctggttaaggagacacaactttgtgggccagcttatatgagatggatgtatccgatagaacgatatatgaaaatattaaaagggtacgtaaaaagtagaagtcgaccagaaggttgtattgctgaacgatacattgttgaagaggctgctgaattttgtactgaatatctgtccaatgttgaatccatagggcttcccatgtctcgtcattcgggaagactatcaggagaagggataactggaaggagactactgactatatcaaggacagaatgggagcaggcacaattgtatgttctgcacaatgatgatgaggttcaaccgtatgttacaatacacattgatcagttatctcgtttgaacatgaataggaatcaaaattggataactcgagagcacaatcgaagttttgtaacatggttaaaaaatcacataatgtcaaaatttgatatagaccccggatcaatttcaaatagattgaggtggctagcaaatggtccgagcttacatgtcttttcttacactggttatgttattaacggctacacattttataccaaagaacaagatgatcagaccactatgcaaaatagtggagtcactctcgtagctgaagcgatgcatgtctcaagtgcaaaagacaaaaacccaatatatgcaaatctatcatattttggggttatcgagcgcatatgggagttagactacacaatgtttcgtgttcctatatttggttgcaagtgggtcgataataataatggcgttcggattgatgagtcaggattcttgcttgtcgattttaatagggtgggatacaaagacgagccttttattttagcgtcgcaagctcaacaagtgttttatgtcactgatccttctaatgataaatggtctgttgtcctatcgaccaataaaataagtgatgataacaataatgatgaagatgttggtaatgatcttttatttgcaacatcacaacaaccacatgaaattgattcaactgatgatggtttatatcttagagatgatcatgatgagggaatttggattaatccatcgtttcgtattgtaaatggacaaacaaatgtgaatgtcaccaggaaaagaagaagggcatcttaa
- the LOC140918960 gene encoding probable ubiquitin-like-specific protease 2B, whose translation MGSSNDSPIVQMNQDIFGDEYIEYLEKEQMYDLLEHKELSVTVISLYIRFLYEKVVCTRKLSNKYSFLSPHKMSMWKLDPENVKNYIVDMFLGNKESDKLFLAPYNSGAHWVLFAINAVSEVIYYLDPVHGDYTNHPGIKNMLDTALKVYRAQRGAKVSKQKSNNITWISIKCPRQTNNIDCGYYILRFMKEIVEKNKTIIPETYFANSSPSYSEEDLMELKEEWCQYVLDMKII comes from the exons atgggcagcagcaacgattcgcccattgtacaaatgaatcaagacatctttggagatgagtatattgaatacctcgaaaaggagcaaatgtacgatcttctcgaacataaggagctgagtgttactgtaatcagcttgtacataag gtttttgtacgagaaggtcgtgtgcacgaggaaactgtcaaataaatactcattcttgtctccacataagatgtcgatgtggaaactcgatccagaGAATGTAAAaaactacattgtagatatgtttttaggaaataaagaaagtgataaattgttcttggcaccatataattcagg ggcacattgggtgctatttgcaatcaatgcggtctctgaagtgatatactatttggatccagtgcacggcgattacaccaatcaccccggaataaagaatatgctcgacac tgccttaaaagtttatcgagctcaaagaggtgctaaagtgtcgaagcagaagtctaataacattacatggatctcaataaagtgccctcgtcaaacaaataacatcgactgtgggtactacatattgagattcatgaaggagattgttgagaagaataaaactattatcccagaaacg tactttgccaattccagtccatcatattctgaggaagatctgatggaattaaaggaagaatggtgtcagtacgtgcttgacatgaaaattatttga
- the LOC101511727 gene encoding probable choline kinase 2 isoform X1 — translation MGEAEDLVKTKEVATQISNVINDKENYLDCLPDEAKEILKSLASKWENVLDPNALEVIPLKGAMTNEVFQIKWQTIEGEMSRKVLVRIYGEGTDIFFDRANEIRTFAFISKNGQGPRLLGRFPHGRLEEFIRARTLSAPDMRDPSISALIASKMKEFHDLDMPGSKNVNLWDRLRNWLNEARRLSSPDEVETFHLETMDKEISLLEKELSETRQRIGFCHNDLQYGNIMLDEVTNSVTIIDYEYASYNPVAYDIANHFSEMAANYHTETPHVLDFSKYPDLEERQRFVQTYLSSSGEQASDSEVQQLLDEVEKYTLASHLLWGLWGIISEHVNKIDFDYEEYAKQRFQEYWSRKSDLFSNDESNVTAGGNGEKALASIANEKSEKSPPISKKLKKLFGLSLFRSKQ, via the exons ATGGGTGAAGCTGAAGATCTTGTAAAAACCAAAGAAGTTGCAACACAAATTAGTAATGTAATAAATGATAAAGAAAATTATCTAGATTGTTTACCAGATGAAGCAAAGGAGATATTGAAATCATTAGCAAGTAAATGGGAGAATGTATTGGATCCAAATGCATTGGAAGTTATTCCTCTTAAAGGTGCAATGACCAATGAAGTTTTTCAGATAAAATGGCAAACAATAGAAGGGGAAATGTCAAGAAAGGTTCTAGTTAGAATCTATGGTGAAGGTACCGATATTTTCTTCGATAGGGCTAACGAGATTCGAACATTCGCATTTATCTCGAAGAATGGACAAGGACCTCGTTTGTTAGGACGGTTTCCTCATGGTCGCCTTGAAGAGTTCATTCGCGCAAGg ACATTATCAGCACCTGATATGCGCGATCCATCTATTTCGGCTCTTATAGCTTCCAAAATGAAGGAATTTCATGATCTTGACATGCCTGGTTCGAAGAATGTGAACCTTTGGGATAGATTGCG AAATTGGCTTAATGAAGCGAGGCGCTTGTCGTCTCCGGATGAAGTTGAGACATTTCATTTAGAAACAATGGACAAAGAAATCTCTCTTCTGGAAAAGGAACTGTCGGAAACTCGCCAACGAATCGGGTTCTGCCATAATGATTTACAATATGGTAACATCATGCTTGATGAAGTGACAAATTCTGTGACCATAATT gatTATGAGTATGCAAGTTATAATCCTGTGGCATATGATATAGCAAACCACTTCTCTGAGATGGCTGCTAATTATCATACTGAAACTCCACATGTTCTTGACTTCAGTAAATATCCTG ATTTGGAGGAACGTCAAAGATTTGTGCAAACATATCTAAGTTCATCAG GTGAACAAGCTAGTGATAGTGAAGTGCAACAACTACTTGATGAAGTTGAAAAGTATACACTTGCAAGTCATCTATTGTGGGGTCTTTGGGGAATTATTTCG GAACATGtgaacaaaattgattttgactatgAGGAATATGCAAAACAGAGGTTTCAAGAGTACTGGTCAAGGAAAAGTGATCTTTTTAGCAATGATGAATCCAATGTTACTGCTGGTGGTAATG GGGAGAAAGCATTAGCATCAATCGCCAATGAAAAATCAGAAAAGAGCCCTCCTATCTcaaagaaattgaagaaattgTTTGGTCTTAGTTTATTTAGATCAAAACAGTAG
- the LOC101511727 gene encoding probable choline kinase 2 isoform X2 — MGEAEDLVKTKEVATQISNVINDKENYLDCLPDEAKEILKSLASKWENVLDPNALEVIPLKGAMTNEVFQIKWQTIEGEMSRKVLVRIYGEGTDIFFDRANEIRTFAFISKNGQGPRLLGRFPHGRLEEFIRARTLSAPDMRDPSISALIASKMKEFHDLDMPGSKNVNLWDRLRNWLNEARRLSSPDEVETFHLETMDKEISLLEKELSETRQRIGFCHNDLQYGNIMLDEVTNSVTIIDYEYASYNPVAYDIANHFSEMAANYHTETPHVLDFSKYPDLEERQRFVQTYLSSSGEQASDSEVQQLLDEVEKYTLASHLLWGLWGIISEHVNKIDFDYEEYAKQRFQEYWSRKSDLFSNDESNVTAGGEKALASIANEKSEKSPPISKKLKKLFGLSLFRSKQ; from the exons ATGGGTGAAGCTGAAGATCTTGTAAAAACCAAAGAAGTTGCAACACAAATTAGTAATGTAATAAATGATAAAGAAAATTATCTAGATTGTTTACCAGATGAAGCAAAGGAGATATTGAAATCATTAGCAAGTAAATGGGAGAATGTATTGGATCCAAATGCATTGGAAGTTATTCCTCTTAAAGGTGCAATGACCAATGAAGTTTTTCAGATAAAATGGCAAACAATAGAAGGGGAAATGTCAAGAAAGGTTCTAGTTAGAATCTATGGTGAAGGTACCGATATTTTCTTCGATAGGGCTAACGAGATTCGAACATTCGCATTTATCTCGAAGAATGGACAAGGACCTCGTTTGTTAGGACGGTTTCCTCATGGTCGCCTTGAAGAGTTCATTCGCGCAAGg ACATTATCAGCACCTGATATGCGCGATCCATCTATTTCGGCTCTTATAGCTTCCAAAATGAAGGAATTTCATGATCTTGACATGCCTGGTTCGAAGAATGTGAACCTTTGGGATAGATTGCG AAATTGGCTTAATGAAGCGAGGCGCTTGTCGTCTCCGGATGAAGTTGAGACATTTCATTTAGAAACAATGGACAAAGAAATCTCTCTTCTGGAAAAGGAACTGTCGGAAACTCGCCAACGAATCGGGTTCTGCCATAATGATTTACAATATGGTAACATCATGCTTGATGAAGTGACAAATTCTGTGACCATAATT gatTATGAGTATGCAAGTTATAATCCTGTGGCATATGATATAGCAAACCACTTCTCTGAGATGGCTGCTAATTATCATACTGAAACTCCACATGTTCTTGACTTCAGTAAATATCCTG ATTTGGAGGAACGTCAAAGATTTGTGCAAACATATCTAAGTTCATCAG GTGAACAAGCTAGTGATAGTGAAGTGCAACAACTACTTGATGAAGTTGAAAAGTATACACTTGCAAGTCATCTATTGTGGGGTCTTTGGGGAATTATTTCG GAACATGtgaacaaaattgattttgactatgAGGAATATGCAAAACAGAGGTTTCAAGAGTACTGGTCAAGGAAAAGTGATCTTTTTAGCAATGATGAATCCAATGTTACTGCTGGTG GGGAGAAAGCATTAGCATCAATCGCCAATGAAAAATCAGAAAAGAGCCCTCCTATCTcaaagaaattgaagaaattgTTTGGTCTTAGTTTATTTAGATCAAAACAGTAG